A single genomic interval of Streptomyces showdoensis harbors:
- a CDS encoding barstar family protein, giving the protein MKWRPVSGAIAEAAREPYLLRERDRDRYEKALNGAGFTVRHVDVSGLWSEREASLAVARALGFPDFYHGGWDGFFDLLVSEFQERPDRIAVCLTGADELAQRDLRLFVRTSWQLQGATETIASEGEGAWQLEFLYWGQDWRSLE; this is encoded by the coding sequence ATGAAGTGGCGTCCGGTCTCCGGAGCGATCGCGGAGGCCGCCAGGGAGCCGTATCTGCTCCGGGAGCGGGACCGGGACCGGTACGAGAAGGCGCTGAACGGCGCCGGGTTCACGGTGCGCCACGTCGACGTGAGCGGCCTTTGGTCGGAGCGCGAGGCGTCGCTGGCCGTCGCCCGTGCCCTCGGCTTCCCGGACTTCTACCATGGGGGCTGGGACGGCTTCTTCGACCTGCTGGTCAGCGAGTTCCAGGAGCGGCCTGACCGGATCGCCGTCTGCCTGACCGGAGCGGACGAGCTCGCGCAGCGGGATCTCCGCCTGTTCGTGCGCACCTCGTGGCAGCTCCAGGGCGCGACGGAGACGATCGCATCCGAGGGAGAGGGAGCCTGGCAGCTCGAGTTCCTCTACTGGGGACAGGACTGGCGATCCCTGGAGTAG
- a CDS encoding ABC transporter ATP-binding protein, which translates to MLIRLLRTHLRPYRKPIALLVVLQLLQTSATLYLPTLNADIIDNGVVSGDTGYILRFGALMIGVSVIQVVCNIGAVYFGARTASALGRDVRAAVFDRVQSFSSRELGQFGAPSLITRTTNDVQQVQMLVLMAFTLMVSAPIMCVGGIVMALGQDVPLSAVLLAVVPVLGIAVSLIVRRMRPLFRTMQTRLDTVNRVLREQITGNRVIRAFVKDDYERERFAGSNAELTEVSMSTGRLMALMFPTVMTVVNVSSIAVVWFGAHRIDSGGMEIGALTAFLAYLMQIVMAVMMATFMFMMVPRAEVCAERIEEVLATESSVVPPAAPVTKLLRRGHLEVRSADFRYPGAEESVLKDVGLVARPGETTAIIGSTGSGKSTLLGLVPRLFDVTGGEVLVDGVDVRELDPALMARTVGLVPQKPYLFSGTVATNLRYGKPDASDEELWHALEVAQAADFVRKLEAGLNAPIAQGGTNVSGGQRQRLAIARTLVQKPEIYLFDDSFSALDYETDALLRAALSTETSDATVVIVAQRVSTIRDADRIVVLDEGRVVGTGRHHELMAENETYREIVLSQLTEAEAA; encoded by the coding sequence GTGCTCATAAGACTTCTCCGAACCCACCTCCGGCCGTACCGAAAACCGATCGCCCTGCTCGTGGTGCTGCAGCTGCTGCAGACCAGCGCCACGCTCTACCTGCCGACCCTGAACGCCGACATCATCGACAACGGTGTCGTGAGCGGGGACACCGGCTACATCCTGCGGTTCGGCGCGCTGATGATCGGCGTGTCCGTGATCCAGGTCGTCTGCAACATCGGGGCCGTCTACTTCGGGGCGCGCACCGCCTCCGCGCTCGGGCGGGACGTGCGGGCCGCGGTCTTCGACCGGGTGCAGTCCTTCTCCTCCCGCGAGCTCGGGCAGTTCGGCGCGCCGTCGCTGATCACCCGGACCACCAACGACGTGCAGCAGGTCCAGATGCTGGTCCTGATGGCGTTCACGCTGATGGTCTCGGCGCCGATCATGTGCGTCGGCGGCATCGTCATGGCGCTCGGCCAGGACGTGCCGCTGTCGGCGGTGCTGCTCGCCGTCGTGCCGGTGCTCGGCATCGCCGTCTCGCTGATCGTGCGGAGGATGCGCCCGCTGTTCCGCACCATGCAGACCCGGCTCGACACCGTGAACCGGGTGCTGCGCGAGCAGATCACCGGCAACCGGGTGATCCGGGCCTTCGTGAAGGACGACTACGAGCGCGAGCGCTTCGCCGGCTCCAACGCCGAGCTGACCGAGGTGTCGATGTCCACCGGGCGGCTGATGGCGCTCATGTTCCCGACCGTGATGACGGTCGTGAACGTGTCGTCGATCGCCGTCGTCTGGTTCGGCGCGCACCGCATCGACAGCGGCGGGATGGAGATCGGCGCGCTGACCGCCTTCCTCGCCTATCTGATGCAGATCGTGATGGCCGTCATGATGGCCACCTTCATGTTCATGATGGTGCCGCGGGCCGAGGTGTGCGCCGAACGCATCGAGGAGGTCCTGGCGACCGAGTCCAGCGTGGTCCCGCCGGCCGCGCCGGTGACGAAGCTGCTGCGGCGCGGGCACCTGGAGGTCAGGAGCGCGGACTTCCGGTACCCGGGCGCCGAGGAGTCGGTGCTCAAGGACGTCGGGCTGGTCGCCCGGCCGGGCGAGACCACCGCGATCATCGGCTCCACCGGCAGCGGCAAGTCGACGCTGCTGGGGCTGGTGCCGCGGCTGTTCGACGTGACCGGCGGCGAGGTCCTCGTGGACGGCGTGGACGTGCGGGAGCTCGACCCGGCGCTGATGGCGCGGACGGTCGGCCTGGTCCCGCAGAAGCCGTACCTGTTCTCCGGGACGGTCGCGACCAACCTGCGGTACGGGAAGCCGGACGCGAGCGACGAGGAGCTGTGGCACGCCCTGGAGGTCGCCCAGGCCGCCGACTTCGTGCGGAAGCTGGAGGCCGGGCTGAACGCGCCGATCGCGCAGGGCGGCACGAACGTGTCCGGCGGGCAGCGGCAGCGGCTCGCCATCGCCCGCACGCTGGTGCAGAAGCCCGAGATCTATCTCTTCGACGACTCGTTCTCGGCGCTCGACTACGAGACGGACGCCCTGCTGCGGGCGGCGCTCTCGACGGAGACCTCCGACGCGACGGTGGTGATCGTCGCCCAGCGCGTGTCGACCATCCGGGACGCCGACCGGATCGTCGTCCTCGACGAGGGCCGGGTCGTGGGCACCGGACGGCACCACGAGCTGATGGCGGAGAACGAGACGTACCGGGAGATCGTGCTCTCCCAGCTGACCGAGGCGGAGGCGGCCTGA
- a CDS encoding IS5 family transposase (programmed frameshift) has protein sequence MVERLVPDELWELFQRVVPEAPSRPQGGGRHRHGDREVLAAIVFVATSGCTWQQLPSASFGPSGATAHRCFAEWTEARVWAKLHRLVLDELGSRGELDWSRCAIDSVNMRAVKKGDLTGPNPVDRGKCGSKIHLITERTGLPLSVGISAANLHDSQGLIPLVQGVPPIRSRRGPRRRRPGRLHADKGYDYSHLRRWLRGRGISHRIARKGIETSQRLGRHRWTIERTMAWLAGCRRLHRRYERKAEHFLAFSSIACTLICYRRLAC, from the exons ATCGTTGAGCGGCTGGTGCCGGATGAGTTGTGGGAGCTGTTCCAGCGGGTGGTGCCTGAGGCGCCCTCGCGACCTCAGGGTGGTGGCCGGCACCGGCATGGTGACCGGGAGGTGCTGGCCGCGATCGTGTTCGTTGCCACCTCAGGCTGTACGTGGCAGCAGTTGCCATCCGCTTCGTTCGGGCCGTCAGGAGCGACGGCCCACCGGTGTTTTGCCGAGTGGACGGAGGCCCGGGTGTGGGCCAAACTCCACCGCCTCGTCCTCGACGAACTCGGATCCCGTGGTGAGTTGGACTGGTCACGGTGCGCGATCGACTCGGTGAACATGCGGGCCGTGAAAA AGGGGGATCTGACGGGTCCGAATCCTGTCGACCGGGGCAAATGCGGCTCGAAGATCCACTTGATTACCGAGCGGACCGGTCTGCCCTTGTCCGTCGGGATCTCGGCAGCGAATCTGCACGACAGCCAGGGCCTGATCCCGCTGGTGCAGGGCGTACCGCCGATACGCTCCCGTCGCGGACCACGGCGGCGCAGGCCGGGCAGGCTCCACGCCGATAAGGGCTACGACTACTCTCACCTGCGGCGATGGTTACGGGGACGCGGTATTTCCCACCGTATCGCCCGCAAGGGCATTGAGACCTCGCAGCGGCTGGGCCGCCACCGCTGGACCATCGAACGAACCATGGCCTGGCTGGCCGGCTGCCGCCGTCTCCACCGCCGCTACGAGCGCAAAGCCGAACACTTCCTCGCTTTCAGCAGCATCGCCTGCACCCTCATCTGCTATCGCCGGCTCGCCTGCTGA
- a CDS encoding ABC transporter ATP-binding protein, translating to MAGPRMPMAGGGPDQRSMDFKGSGKRLLKQLAPERSSLWLMLVAGVLSVAASVVGPKILGRATDLVFAGVVGRQMPEGATKEQALAALRAKGDSGMADMLSGVDFTPGQGIDFTAVGEVLGLVLVVYVLAGLLMLVSTRMSIKVINRTVYRMREDVQTKLARLPLSYFDKAKRGEVLSRATNDIDNVSQTLQQSMGQLINSLLTIVGVLAMMFWISPLLALVALLTVPLSVVVATRIGKRSQPHFVQQWKSTGKLNAHVEEMYTGHTLVKVFGRQEESGKDFHEQNEALYEAGFKAQFNSGVMQPVMFFISNINYVLVAVVGGLRVASGTLSIGDVQAFIQYSRQFSMPLTQVASMANLVQSGVASAERIFELLDAEEQAPDSPVGEHPVDLKGKVALEGVSFRYEADKPLIEDLSLAVEPGQTVAIVGPTGAGKTTLVNLLMRFYEVTGGRITLDGVDVSKMAREELRAGIGMVLQDTWLFGGTIAENIAYGTTREVSRAEIEAAARAAHADRFIRTLPEGYDTVIDDDGAGVSAGEKQLITIARAFLSDPVILVLDEATSSVDTRTEVLIQKAMARLAHGRTSFVIAHRLSTIRDADVILVMENGSIVEQGTHEELLSSGGAYARLYAAQFAQAVAEVD from the coding sequence ATGGCGGGTCCACGTATGCCCATGGCCGGCGGTGGCCCCGACCAGCGCTCCATGGACTTCAAGGGCTCCGGGAAGCGGCTGCTGAAGCAGCTGGCTCCGGAGCGGAGCTCGCTGTGGCTGATGCTGGTCGCCGGCGTGCTGTCGGTGGCGGCCTCGGTGGTCGGGCCGAAGATCCTCGGCCGGGCGACCGACCTGGTCTTCGCGGGCGTGGTCGGGCGGCAGATGCCCGAGGGCGCCACGAAGGAGCAGGCGCTGGCCGCGCTGCGCGCCAAGGGCGACTCCGGGATGGCGGACATGCTGTCCGGGGTGGACTTCACCCCCGGCCAGGGCATCGACTTCACGGCGGTCGGCGAGGTCCTCGGTCTCGTGCTGGTCGTGTACGTGCTCGCGGGCCTGCTGATGCTGGTCTCGACCCGCATGTCGATCAAGGTGATCAACCGGACCGTGTACCGGATGCGCGAGGACGTCCAGACGAAGCTGGCGCGGCTGCCGCTGTCGTACTTCGACAAGGCCAAGCGCGGCGAGGTGCTGTCCCGGGCGACCAACGACATCGACAACGTCTCGCAGACCCTCCAGCAGTCGATGGGCCAGCTGATCAACTCGCTGCTGACCATCGTGGGCGTGCTGGCGATGATGTTCTGGATCTCGCCGCTGCTCGCCCTGGTGGCGCTGCTGACGGTGCCGCTGTCGGTCGTGGTGGCCACGAGGATCGGCAAGCGCTCGCAGCCGCACTTCGTGCAGCAGTGGAAGTCCACGGGCAAGCTCAACGCCCATGTGGAGGAGATGTACACCGGTCACACGCTGGTGAAGGTCTTCGGCCGCCAGGAGGAGTCCGGGAAGGACTTCCACGAGCAGAACGAGGCGCTGTACGAGGCCGGGTTCAAGGCCCAGTTCAACAGCGGCGTGATGCAGCCGGTGATGTTCTTCATCTCGAACATCAACTACGTCCTGGTCGCCGTGGTCGGCGGTCTGCGGGTCGCGAGCGGCACCCTGTCCATCGGTGACGTGCAGGCCTTCATCCAGTACTCCCGGCAGTTCTCGATGCCGCTGACCCAGGTCGCCTCCATGGCGAACCTGGTGCAGTCGGGCGTCGCCTCGGCCGAGCGGATCTTCGAGCTGCTGGACGCCGAGGAGCAGGCGCCGGACTCCCCGGTCGGCGAGCACCCGGTCGACCTCAAGGGCAAGGTCGCCCTGGAGGGCGTCTCCTTCCGCTACGAGGCGGACAAGCCGCTCATCGAGGACCTGTCGCTCGCGGTGGAGCCGGGTCAGACGGTCGCGATCGTCGGCCCGACCGGCGCCGGCAAGACCACCCTGGTCAACCTCCTCATGCGGTTCTACGAGGTGACCGGCGGCCGGATCACCCTCGACGGCGTCGACGTCTCGAAGATGGCCCGCGAGGAGCTGCGGGCCGGGATCGGCATGGTCCTCCAGGACACCTGGCTCTTCGGCGGCACCATCGCCGAGAACATCGCCTACGGCACGACGCGCGAGGTGAGCCGGGCGGAGATCGAGGCGGCGGCGCGGGCCGCGCACGCCGACCGCTTCATCCGCACCCTGCCCGAGGGCTACGACACCGTCATCGACGACGACGGCGCCGGCGTCAGCGCCGGTGAGAAGCAGCTGATCACCATCGCGCGGGCGTTCCTGTCCGACCCGGTGATCCTGGTCCTCGACGAGGCGACCAGCTCGGTCGACACCCGTACCGAGGTGCTGATCCAGAAGGCGATGGCGCGGCTCGCGCACGGGCGGACCAGCTTCGTGATCGCGCACCGGCTCTCCACCATCCGGGACGCCGACGTGATCCTGGTGATGGAGAACGGCTCGATCGTGGAGCAGGGCACCCACGAGGAGCTGCTGTCCTCGGGCGGCGCCTACGCCCGCCTGTACGCGGCGCAGTTCGCGCAGGCCGTGGCCGAAGTGGACTGA
- a CDS encoding FGGY family carbohydrate kinase: protein MGIVAGLDSSSDSTRIVVCDADTGAVLRQGHAPHPLEPKAPDVDPQAWLLSLGEAATGGLLEGVEAIGVAAQQHGLVPLDPQGALVRPALVGNDKRAQVAAADLVEGLGGRSAWSEAVGAVPHSGLPLAKLRWLARSEPEHAQRVAMILQPHDWLVWQLLGRPARRTTDRGAASATGYWSARNGTYRPDLVELALGHQAVLPEVLGPAEAAGTTPEGLLISAGTGETMAAALGLGLGRGDAVVSLGASGSVMAVHHEALSDPDGAITSFADATGMHLPVVHTSNAVRALRGTAEMLGVKSLDELSALALTSTPGSSGLVLLPYLEGERTPNLPHTAGTLAGLRRESMKPEHLARAAFEGMLCSLADAMDVLRGRGVEVRRVFLLGAAAGLPAVQAIAPPLFGAQVVVPQPADYAALGAARQAAWALGVSRGTLSPSAPPAWQGAAAQVFEPGEELAVGQAVRQQYVATREQIHPGAFAG from the coding sequence ATGGGGATAGTCGCCGGACTCGACAGCTCTTCGGACTCCACGCGCATCGTCGTCTGTGACGCCGATACCGGTGCCGTGCTGCGGCAGGGGCATGCCCCGCACCCCCTGGAACCCAAGGCCCCCGACGTCGACCCGCAGGCCTGGCTGCTCTCGCTCGGCGAGGCCGCCACCGGCGGCCTGCTCGAGGGCGTCGAGGCCATCGGGGTCGCCGCCCAGCAGCACGGTCTGGTCCCGCTCGACCCGCAGGGCGCCCTGGTGCGGCCCGCGCTGGTCGGCAACGACAAGCGGGCCCAGGTCGCCGCCGCCGACCTCGTGGAGGGGCTCGGGGGCCGATCCGCCTGGTCCGAGGCCGTCGGCGCGGTCCCGCACTCCGGGCTCCCGCTCGCCAAGCTGCGCTGGCTGGCCCGCAGCGAGCCCGAGCACGCCCAGCGCGTCGCGATGATCCTCCAGCCGCACGACTGGCTCGTCTGGCAGCTGCTCGGCCGCCCCGCGCGCCGCACCACCGACCGCGGCGCCGCCTCCGCCACCGGCTACTGGTCGGCCCGCAACGGCACGTACCGCCCCGACCTGGTCGAGCTGGCCCTCGGGCACCAGGCCGTCCTCCCCGAGGTGCTCGGGCCCGCCGAGGCCGCCGGCACCACGCCCGAGGGGCTGCTGATCTCCGCCGGCACCGGCGAGACCATGGCGGCCGCCCTCGGGCTCGGGCTCGGCCGCGGCGACGCCGTCGTCTCGCTCGGCGCCTCCGGCTCGGTCATGGCCGTCCACCACGAGGCGCTCTCCGACCCGGACGGCGCGATCACCTCCTTCGCCGACGCCACCGGCATGCACCTGCCGGTCGTGCACACCTCGAACGCCGTACGGGCGCTGCGCGGGACGGCCGAGATGCTCGGGGTGAAGTCGCTCGACGAGCTCTCCGCGCTCGCGCTCACCTCGACCCCCGGCTCCTCCGGACTGGTGCTGCTGCCCTATCTGGAGGGCGAGCGCACGCCGAACCTGCCGCACACCGCCGGCACCCTCGCCGGGCTGCGCCGCGAGTCGATGAAGCCCGAGCACCTGGCCCGCGCCGCCTTCGAGGGCATGCTCTGCTCCCTCGCCGACGCCATGGACGTGCTCCGCGGCCGGGGCGTCGAGGTGCGCCGGGTCTTCCTGCTCGGCGCGGCGGCGGGGCTGCCCGCCGTCCAGGCCATCGCGCCCCCGCTGTTCGGCGCGCAGGTCGTCGTCCCCCAGCCGGCCGACTACGCGGCGCTCGGCGCGGCCCGGCAGGCCGCCTGGGCGCTCGGCGTGTCCCGCGGCACGCTCTCCCCCTCCGCTCCCCCGGCCTGGCAGGGCGCCGCCGCCCAGGTCTTCGAGCCCGGCGAGGAGCTGGCCGTCGGCCAGGCCGTGCGCCAGCAGTACGTCGCCACCCGCGAGCAGATCCATCCGGGTGCCTTCGCCGGGTGA